A genomic window from Brassica oleracea var. oleracea cultivar TO1000 chromosome C8, BOL, whole genome shotgun sequence includes:
- the LOC106309765 gene encoding ribosomal RNA processing protein 36 homolog encodes MKGGSKFEPSSSKIVFDDSEDDEDEQSLSSMSSSDEEEEEEEEKGKELTLEEIHRLRADGSRPRPAVPVKPSFSQVKKNTCRAADKNITFSEAKKPARANKNRPMELSSKRPVSRFREVIQAPKKVVRDPRFDSLAGSVDHEGFRKRYSFFFEEKLPVEREELKKKLKKTKNPEDVEELKDQLTYVEKLLKYDPSTNSKGKSILTEHKKKEREAAKMGKKPYYLKQSEIRKQELIEKYNSLKESGKLSSFLDKRRKKNATKDHRYMPYRRADA; translated from the exons ATGAAGGGAGGTAGTAAGTTTGAACCGAGCTCGAGTAAGATTGTTTTTGACGACAGTGAAGATGATGAAGATGAGCAGTCGTTATCGTCTATGTCTTCTTCAGATGAG GAAGAAGAAGAAGAAGAAGAGAAAGGGAAAGAGTTGACATTGGAGGAGATACATAGACTGCGTGCTGATGGGTCTCGTCCTCGTCCTGCTGTTCCCGTGAAGCCATCGTTCTCTCAAGTGAAGAAGAACACTTGTCGTGCTGCAGACAAGAACATTACGTTCTCTGAAGCCAAGAAACCTGCTCGTGCAAACAAAAACAG ACCAATGGAGTTAAGTTCTAAAAGACCAGTGAGTCGTTTTAGAGAGGTTATTCAAGCTCCAAAGAAG GTGGTTCGTGATCCTCGTTTTGACTCATTGGCTGGAAGCGTTGATCATGAGGG GTTCAGGAAGAGATACAGTTTCTTTTTCGAGGAGAAACTTCCTGTAGAAAGAGAG GAACTGAAAAAGAAGCTAAAGAAAACAAAGAATCCAGAAGACGTCGAAGAACTCAAGGACCAGTTAACTTATGTT GAGAAACTGTTGAAGTACGATCCGTCAACAAACAGCAAAGGAAAGTCAATACTAACAGAGCACAAAAAGAAAGAAAGAGAAGCTGCAAAGATGGGCAAAAAGCCTTACTATCTCAAACAAT CTGAGATCCGAAAGCAAGAACTCATCGAGAAGTACAACAGTCTCAAG GAATCTGGGAAGCTTTCATCGTTTCTTGACAAACGGAGGAAGAAGAACGCAACAAAGGATCATAGGTACATGCCATATCGTCGAGCCGATGCCTGA